From a region of the Mycobacterium sp. SMC-8 genome:
- a CDS encoding bifunctional o-acetylhomoserine/o-acetylserine sulfhydrylase → MTLSDITAHWSFETKQVHAGQSPDSATNARALPIYQTTSYTFDSTDHAAALFGLAEPGNIYTRIMNPTQDVVEQRIAALEGGVAALFLASGQAAETFAILNIANHGDHIVSSPRLYGGTYNLFHYTLPKLGIEVTFVENPDDLDSWRAAARPNTKAFFGETISNPQIDILDIPGVAGVAHEVGVPLIVDNTIATPYLIQPLSHGADIVVHSATKYLGGHGTAIAGVIVDGGTFDWTNGRFPGFTEPDPSYHGVVFAELGPPAYALKARVQLLRDLGSAAAPFNAFLIAQGLETLSLRMERHVANAQRVAEFLEAHPDVVSVNYAGLPSSPWHDLGKKLAPKGTGAVLAFELAGGVEAGKAFVNALTLHSHVANIGDVRSLVIHPASTTHQQLSSEEQLASGVTAGLVRLAVGIEGIDDILADLEQGFAAAKPFSAAGADPKTVASF, encoded by the coding sequence AGACCAAACAGGTGCACGCAGGTCAGAGCCCCGACAGCGCAACCAACGCCAGGGCGCTGCCGATCTACCAGACCACCAGCTACACCTTCGACAGCACCGACCACGCCGCCGCGCTGTTCGGCCTCGCCGAGCCCGGCAACATCTATACCCGCATCATGAACCCGACGCAGGACGTCGTCGAGCAGCGCATCGCCGCGCTTGAGGGTGGGGTCGCGGCGCTGTTTTTGGCCTCCGGGCAGGCCGCGGAGACCTTTGCGATCCTCAACATCGCCAACCACGGCGACCACATCGTCTCCAGCCCGCGTCTCTACGGCGGCACCTACAACCTGTTCCACTACACGCTGCCCAAGCTGGGCATCGAGGTCACGTTCGTCGAGAACCCCGACGACCTCGACTCGTGGCGAGCCGCCGCGCGCCCGAACACCAAGGCGTTCTTCGGCGAGACGATCTCCAACCCGCAGATCGACATCCTCGACATACCCGGGGTCGCCGGTGTCGCGCATGAGGTCGGGGTTCCGCTGATCGTCGACAACACCATCGCCACCCCGTACCTGATCCAACCGCTGAGCCACGGCGCCGACATCGTCGTGCATTCGGCGACGAAGTACCTCGGCGGGCACGGCACGGCGATCGCGGGCGTGATCGTCGACGGCGGCACCTTCGACTGGACCAACGGCCGCTTCCCCGGCTTCACCGAACCGGACCCGAGCTACCACGGCGTGGTTTTCGCCGAACTCGGCCCGCCGGCCTACGCACTCAAGGCGAGGGTGCAGTTGCTCCGCGATCTGGGAAGCGCCGCCGCACCTTTCAACGCGTTCCTGATCGCGCAGGGCCTCGAGACGCTCAGCCTGCGGATGGAACGTCATGTGGCCAACGCGCAACGGGTGGCCGAGTTCCTCGAGGCGCACCCCGACGTCGTCTCGGTCAACTACGCGGGCCTGCCGTCCTCGCCGTGGCATGACCTCGGAAAGAAGCTGGCGCCCAAGGGAACCGGCGCCGTCCTCGCGTTCGAACTGGCCGGCGGCGTCGAAGCCGGCAAGGCGTTCGTCAACGCGCTCACCCTGCACAGCCATGTCGCCAACATCGGCGACGTGCGGTCGCTGGTGATCCATCCCGCTTCGACCACGCATCAGCAGCTGTCCTCCGAGGAGCAGCTCGCCAGCGGCGTCACTGCAGGTCTGGTACGGCTGGCGGTGGGCATCGAGGGCATCGACGACATCCTGGCCGACCTGGAGCAGGGCTTCGCCGCGGCCAAACCGTTCAGCGCAGCCGGTGCCGATCCGAAGACCGTGGCGTCGTTCTGA